One Hydrogenophaga crassostreae genomic region harbors:
- the repC gene encoding replication protein C, IncQ-type: MTTVSLHRRPVRLFPPVGLSLLFRPLPKGASRPTLDVRYELSSDHWLRFSARESLGVPEQTLLLAVLELAGEHYVQEGDGATLTRNDARAMPSRLWGTLYPDGGTGLPDTLMVSTTWDELNHRCGAANGGSMIASRRASLRRLCEVVVWEEHAQHKSVRQAFLMVWLEGDDRRIHLAVNHMLAASFFGGQYAKLWMVERLQLGSDLAMHVHAFLSTWVRQGGPRFSILLSTLAARVWPDNHDTAPAGTIRRRRLELQIAVDAIGRLSHWSIEWSGQRTKLTVDRAASGSVRDTTSSDSVVGDSSHREQVQGPSTSADNDLSRNDVSVLFN, translated from the coding sequence ATGACGACGGTCTCTCTGCACCGACGGCCTGTGAGACTGTTCCCGCCCGTGGGTTTGAGCCTGCTTTTCCGACCCTTGCCCAAGGGCGCCAGCAGACCCACGCTGGACGTGCGCTATGAGCTGAGTTCCGACCATTGGTTGCGGTTCAGCGCCAGGGAGTCGCTCGGTGTTCCTGAGCAGACGTTGCTGCTTGCCGTGCTGGAACTCGCAGGCGAGCACTATGTGCAAGAGGGCGATGGCGCCACGCTTACGCGGAATGATGCCCGTGCTATGCCCAGTCGGCTTTGGGGGACGCTATATCCCGATGGAGGTACCGGTCTCCCCGATACCCTCATGGTGAGCACCACTTGGGACGAGCTCAATCATCGATGCGGAGCTGCAAATGGTGGGTCGATGATTGCCTCTCGACGGGCAAGCTTGCGGCGGCTCTGCGAGGTGGTGGTGTGGGAGGAACATGCTCAACACAAAAGCGTTCGCCAGGCGTTTCTCATGGTGTGGCTCGAAGGCGATGACAGACGCATCCATCTGGCGGTCAACCATATGCTGGCGGCCTCATTTTTCGGCGGGCAGTATGCGAAATTGTGGATGGTCGAGCGCCTCCAGTTAGGCAGTGATCTGGCCATGCATGTGCATGCCTTTCTATCCACGTGGGTGCGTCAAGGCGGCCCACGGTTCAGCATTTTGTTGAGTACGTTGGCAGCCCGTGTATGGCCCGACAACCATGACACTGCGCCTGCAGGAACCATCCGCCGTCGGCGCTTGGAGCTTCAAATTGCCGTTGACGCGATTGGCAGACTCAGCCACTGGTCCATTGAGTGGTCGGGCCAGCGGACAAAGTTGACTGTTGATAGGGCTGCATCGGGCAGCGTTCGCGATACGACGTCAAGTGATTCTGTGGTCGGTGACTCGTCACATCGCGAACAGGTACAAGGCCCAAGCACCAGCGCAGACAACGACTTGTCGCGAAATGACGTTTCCGTACTATTCAATTAG
- a CDS encoding SNF2-related protein, translating to MDGSDQPGSQVAHTTAHHAKYFAWELTRRRAASEEDRLAQSLFDASVDLNPHQIDAALFALNNPLSKGVVLADEVGLGKTIEAALVLCQLWAERRRRLLVICPAALRKQWAQELSDKFNLPVEVLDARTWHRLRESGIYDPLDRDVISVMSIHFAARMEAHLGAVPWDVVVIDEAHKLRNAHRKSHETGQALKRALAGRKKLLLTATPLQNSLMELYGLTSLIDEEIFGDERSFRTQYSVGEGNIQSLRRRLQPFIKRTLRRDVLEYVPYTQRHAITTPFSPSEQEVQFYELISAYLQRDFSYGFPSRQKHLVGLILRKLLASSTEAVVATLEAIRARLQCLLDKQTIDEEWIQQLIESEDLDEELLEEDGPPAQAADGSPAVDYALVREELAELDEYLRLARNIREDQKSHALLSALQQGFERMGAMGAARKAVIFTESRRTQDYLARYLEAHGYAGKITTFSGGNQGPASTGIYQRWLAKYTGSDRVTGSPAIDRRTALIDHFRQESEILIATEAAAEGVNLQFCSLVVNYDLPWNPQRVEQRIGRCHRYGQRFDVVVINFLNQRNAADQRVLELLQDKFHLFDGVFGASDQVLGQIESGMDFEKRIAEIYDRCRTPGEIESAFAELRTELDADIQARMQETEKLLLEHFDADIHDLLRSQKERAESQLDRITRFFWWLTQYVLAGQAQFDSAKLSFDLQTPPVVQAPPGAYQLIRKGETPPEHARVYRLTHPLGQYVLESGRSLQAPQQSLTFHYGSHKPRISMVERLVGQSGWMQLSLLELDSFQHEEHLVFTCLTDAGEVIDQESCEKLFYLLATTTDLQTSPPMELQANAQRQLEATLSRALELNDQFFQQERDKLEAWADDRIASAEQALKDTKLKLKGLKRQARMAFSMEDAQRLQQDIRKTETEQRRQRQDIFAVEDEIEARRDALIAALQKRLHRASRNQSLFVVRWSVV from the coding sequence ATGGACGGATCAGACCAACCAGGCTCTCAGGTGGCCCACACCACCGCGCATCACGCGAAATACTTCGCCTGGGAGCTCACGCGCCGCCGTGCGGCATCTGAAGAAGACCGCCTGGCTCAATCGCTGTTCGATGCCAGCGTTGATCTGAACCCCCACCAAATTGACGCCGCGCTCTTCGCGCTCAACAACCCGCTGAGCAAAGGCGTGGTGTTGGCCGACGAGGTGGGCCTGGGCAAGACCATTGAAGCCGCGCTGGTGCTTTGCCAGCTGTGGGCAGAGCGCCGCCGCCGCCTCTTGGTGATTTGCCCGGCCGCGTTGCGCAAGCAGTGGGCGCAGGAGCTGTCTGACAAATTCAACCTGCCAGTCGAAGTGCTGGACGCGCGCACTTGGCATCGCCTGCGCGAAAGCGGCATCTACGACCCGCTGGACCGCGATGTCATCAGCGTCATGTCCATCCATTTCGCGGCCCGCATGGAAGCGCATCTGGGGGCCGTGCCGTGGGATGTGGTCGTCATCGACGAAGCCCACAAACTGCGCAACGCGCACCGCAAGAGCCACGAAACCGGTCAAGCGCTCAAGCGTGCGCTGGCTGGTCGAAAAAAGTTGCTGCTGACGGCCACCCCGCTGCAAAACTCATTGATGGAGCTATACGGGCTTACATCCCTCATCGATGAAGAGATCTTTGGGGACGAGCGCAGCTTTCGAACCCAATACAGCGTTGGCGAAGGCAACATTCAATCGCTGCGCCGCCGCCTCCAGCCCTTCATCAAACGCACTCTGCGCCGTGACGTGCTGGAGTACGTGCCCTACACCCAGCGCCATGCGATCACAACGCCGTTTTCGCCCTCGGAGCAGGAGGTTCAGTTCTATGAGCTGATCTCAGCCTACCTGCAGCGCGATTTCAGCTATGGGTTTCCCAGCCGGCAAAAGCACCTGGTGGGTCTCATCCTTCGAAAGCTTTTGGCTTCGTCCACCGAAGCTGTCGTGGCCACACTGGAAGCCATTCGCGCCAGGCTGCAATGCCTGCTGGATAAACAGACGATCGACGAAGAGTGGATTCAGCAGCTCATCGAAAGCGAAGACCTCGACGAAGAACTGCTGGAAGAAGACGGTCCACCAGCCCAAGCCGCCGATGGGTCGCCTGCGGTCGACTACGCACTGGTGCGCGAAGAATTGGCCGAGCTGGACGAATACCTGCGCCTGGCCCGGAACATCCGCGAAGACCAGAAGTCTCACGCACTGCTGTCGGCATTGCAACAAGGCTTTGAGCGCATGGGCGCTATGGGCGCAGCCCGCAAGGCCGTGATCTTCACGGAATCCCGTCGCACGCAAGACTATCTGGCCCGCTACCTCGAAGCCCACGGCTACGCAGGCAAGATCACCACCTTCAGTGGGGGCAACCAGGGCCCTGCGTCCACGGGTATCTACCAGCGCTGGCTGGCCAAATACACCGGCAGCGACCGCGTGACCGGCTCGCCAGCCATTGACCGCCGTACCGCGCTCATCGACCATTTCCGCCAAGAGTCTGAAATCCTCATCGCCACCGAGGCCGCCGCCGAGGGTGTCAACCTGCAGTTCTGTTCGCTCGTCGTCAACTACGACCTGCCGTGGAATCCCCAGCGCGTGGAGCAGCGCATTGGCCGCTGCCATCGCTATGGCCAACGGTTTGATGTGGTCGTCATCAACTTTCTGAACCAGCGCAATGCAGCCGACCAACGCGTGCTGGAGTTGCTGCAAGACAAGTTCCATCTGTTTGATGGCGTGTTCGGCGCTTCTGACCAGGTGTTGGGCCAGATCGAAAGCGGGATGGACTTTGAAAAGCGCATTGCCGAAATTTACGACCGATGCCGAACACCCGGTGAAATCGAATCTGCGTTCGCTGAGCTCCGCACCGAGCTTGACGCCGACATTCAGGCCCGCATGCAAGAGACCGAAAAGCTCCTGCTGGAGCATTTCGACGCCGACATCCACGACCTGTTGCGCAGCCAGAAAGAGCGCGCCGAAAGCCAGCTCGACCGCATCACCCGGTTTTTCTGGTGGCTCACGCAATACGTGTTGGCGGGCCAAGCCCAGTTCGACTCCGCCAAGCTCAGCTTTGATCTGCAAACGCCCCCCGTGGTGCAAGCGCCGCCCGGCGCCTACCAGCTCATCCGCAAGGGCGAAACCCCGCCCGAGCATGCGCGCGTTTACCGGCTGACCCATCCGCTGGGCCAATACGTGCTTGAGAGTGGGCGCAGCCTGCAAGCGCCACAGCAAAGCCTCACCTTCCATTACGGCAGCCACAAACCGCGCATCAGCATGGTAGAGCGCCTGGTGGGGCAGAGCGGCTGGATGCAGCTCAGCCTGCTGGAGCTCGACAGCTTTCAACATGAAGAACACCTCGTATTCACCTGCCTCACGGATGCTGGTGAAGTGATCGACCAGGAAAGCTGCGAAAAGCTTTTCTACCTGTTGGCCACCACGACCGATCTGCAAACCAGCCCGCCCATGGAGCTGCAGGCCAACGCCCAGCGCCAGCTGGAAGCCACCCTCAGCCGCGCGCTGGAGCTCAACGACCAGTTTTTCCAGCAAGAGCGCGACAAGCTCGAAGCCTGGGCCGACGACCGCATTGCCTCCGCCGAGCAAGCGCTGAAAGACACCAAGCTCAAGCTCAAAGGCCTCAAGCGGCAAGCCCGCATGGCGTTCAGCATGGAAGACGCCCAGCGCCTCCAGCAAGACATACGCAAAACCGAAACCGAGCAGCGCCGCCAGCGGCAAGACATCTTTGCCGTGGAAGACGAAATTGAAGCCCGGCGCGATGCGCTCATTGCAGCTTTGCAAAAGCGCTTGCACCGCGCCAGCCGCAACCAAAGCCTGTTTGTGGTGCGCTGGAGCGTGGTCTAA
- the fic gene encoding protein adenylyltransferase Fic — translation MTDPVTAWRPELPHNQLPALPPAQELESRAVLKACIEARAALAELKQAAELIPNQAMLINTIPLLEAKDSSEIENIVTTTDQLFQYAQGQDNADPATKEALRYRTALHHGYQSLKDRPLCTATAVEICRTLKGVDMDIRRTPGTQLSNDRTGEVVYTPPEGEARLRDMLANWERFLHNQKDLDPLIRMAVGHYQFEAIHPFIDGNGRTGRVLNILYLIQEELLGLPILYLSQYVIAHKADYYRLLLDVTRDQAWEPWLLFMLQAVAETSKWTTGKIAAIRALAEHTTEHVRTQLPKIYSRELVDVIFEQPYCRIGNLVDKGIAQRQAASRYLKDLAALGVLREMPYGKEKLFIHPKLMQLLSRDNNHFQPYA, via the coding sequence ATGACCGACCCAGTAACCGCCTGGCGCCCTGAGCTCCCCCATAACCAACTGCCCGCGCTCCCCCCGGCGCAGGAGCTGGAAAGCCGGGCCGTGCTCAAAGCCTGTATCGAGGCGCGCGCGGCGCTGGCCGAGCTTAAACAAGCGGCCGAGCTCATCCCCAATCAGGCGATGCTCATCAATACCATTCCGCTGCTGGAGGCCAAAGACAGCTCGGAAATTGAAAACATCGTCACCACGACCGACCAGCTGTTTCAGTACGCCCAAGGCCAAGACAACGCCGACCCGGCCACCAAAGAAGCGCTGCGCTACCGCACTGCGCTCCACCATGGCTACCAGTCGCTCAAAGACCGGCCCTTGTGCACCGCCACCGCAGTGGAAATTTGCCGCACGCTCAAAGGTGTGGACATGGACATTCGCCGCACCCCCGGCACCCAACTCTCCAACGACCGCACCGGGGAGGTGGTCTACACCCCGCCCGAAGGCGAAGCCCGCTTGCGCGACATGCTGGCCAACTGGGAGCGCTTTCTGCACAACCAGAAGGATCTCGACCCCTTGATCCGCATGGCCGTGGGCCACTACCAGTTCGAAGCCATCCACCCGTTCATCGATGGCAATGGGCGTACCGGCCGCGTGCTCAACATCCTTTACCTGATTCAGGAAGAGTTGTTGGGTCTGCCCATCCTGTACCTGAGCCAGTATGTGATCGCGCACAAGGCCGATTACTACCGCCTGCTCCTCGATGTCACGCGCGATCAAGCCTGGGAGCCCTGGCTGCTGTTCATGCTGCAAGCCGTTGCCGAAACCTCCAAATGGACCACCGGCAAAATCGCCGCCATCCGCGCCCTGGCCGAGCACACCACCGAACATGTGCGCACCCAGCTGCCCAAGATTTACAGCCGCGAACTGGTGGACGTGATCTTTGAGCAGCCCTATTGCCGCATCGGCAACCTGGTGGACAAGGGCATTGCCCAGCGCCAAGCCGCTTCGCGTTATTTGAAAGACCTCGCTGCGCTGGGCGTGCTCCGCGAAATGCCCTACGGCAAAGAAAAGCTCTTCATACACCCCAAGCTGATGCAGTTGCTCAGCCGGGACAACAACCATTTCCAGCCATACGCCTGA
- a CDS encoding membrane-bound lytic murein transglycosylase EmtA, which yields MKTNFKNQNGCVQQHEQGALPKPEGKENRVSRLYAGRGGPLLAWLVDEARIRDIGMQNLARQLGVSYGYIAQLRSGHREVTHISQGFAEACGRFLGVPTIMVKVLAGAISIRDFAFPNEPEEVFVERAYRRMLLDPKAKEFFPRDPGMLSVEAKTALLRLYAESSGNDVFGWRELPEMVRWLQRATMVHIDSELAVLP from the coding sequence ATGAAGACGAACTTCAAGAATCAAAATGGTTGCGTGCAGCAACACGAGCAAGGAGCCCTGCCGAAACCTGAAGGCAAAGAGAACCGTGTGTCACGGCTGTACGCTGGGCGGGGAGGTCCCTTGCTGGCGTGGCTCGTTGATGAGGCGCGCATACGAGACATTGGAATGCAGAATCTCGCCCGACAGCTGGGTGTCAGCTACGGTTACATCGCGCAATTGCGCAGTGGACATCGAGAAGTGACGCACATCAGTCAAGGTTTTGCCGAGGCTTGCGGGCGGTTTTTGGGGGTGCCCACCATCATGGTGAAAGTACTTGCCGGTGCGATTTCCATCCGGGATTTTGCCTTCCCCAACGAGCCTGAAGAGGTCTTCGTGGAGCGGGCCTATCGGCGGATGCTGCTGGACCCCAAAGCGAAAGAGTTTTTTCCGAGGGACCCTGGGATGTTGAGTGTTGAGGCGAAGACTGCACTTTTGCGACTGTACGCTGAGAGCAGTGGAAACGATGTTTTCGGGTGGCGTGAACTGCCTGAGATGGTGCGCTGGCTTCAGCGTGCCACGATGGTCCACATCGATAGTGAGCTGGCGGTGCTGCCTTGA
- a CDS encoding AAA family ATPase: MAEAVARSALGRRLDIKFLLKNPAPAIDFVLPGLPAGVVGLLVSPGGMGKTMLELQLGILLATGLMARDPLFGTTPDFVAVDTPQRVLMVAAEEPVEVLWARLHAIVRSLNLRDVLPDGLSWGEFLDRLHDNFILYSLGGARRLTLLSPELEATEHAQELSEQAIGARLVIVDPLRQVHLADENPSGPMSALVSVFKKMAQESGAAVLLAHHSSRAASVQGFGEEADALRGSTALKDDTRWQANLAKPSKELLRQFGQANNAGADFVALADAKRNYGPKRPTVLLQRTAGGVLVPVSMPQDAEQGALSRKRTTPRSKA, translated from the coding sequence ATGGCTGAGGCAGTGGCGAGAAGCGCACTCGGTCGCCGACTTGACATCAAATTTCTGCTGAAGAATCCAGCCCCGGCCATCGACTTTGTTTTGCCTGGATTGCCCGCCGGAGTTGTGGGCTTGCTGGTCAGCCCTGGGGGTATGGGTAAAACGATGCTGGAGTTGCAGTTGGGCATTCTTTTGGCGACGGGCCTGATGGCTCGGGACCCATTGTTCGGAACCACGCCAGACTTCGTGGCCGTCGATACCCCGCAAAGGGTTCTGATGGTGGCTGCGGAAGAACCAGTAGAAGTGCTTTGGGCGCGTCTCCACGCCATTGTTCGCTCTTTGAACCTCAGGGATGTGCTCCCTGATGGGCTGTCGTGGGGCGAGTTTCTCGACCGTTTGCACGACAACTTTATTCTGTATTCCCTTGGGGGCGCCAGACGGCTGACCCTGTTGTCCCCTGAGCTCGAGGCAACAGAACATGCGCAAGAACTCAGCGAGCAAGCCATCGGGGCAAGGCTTGTCATCGTTGACCCGTTGCGCCAGGTGCATCTCGCGGACGAGAATCCTTCAGGCCCGATGTCCGCGTTGGTATCCGTTTTCAAAAAAATGGCGCAGGAGTCAGGAGCTGCTGTGCTGTTGGCGCATCACAGCAGCAGAGCGGCATCGGTGCAAGGTTTTGGGGAGGAGGCCGATGCCTTGCGCGGATCTACCGCGCTCAAAGATGACACGCGTTGGCAAGCCAACCTCGCAAAGCCCTCTAAAGAGCTGCTAAGGCAGTTTGGTCAAGCGAACAACGCTGGCGCCGACTTTGTCGCGTTGGCCGACGCAAAACGCAACTATGGGCCGAAACGGCCAACTGTTTTGTTGCAACGCACGGCAGGTGGCGTCCTCGTCCCTGTTTCAATGCCTCAAGATGCAGAGCAGGGCGCGTTGTCGAGAAAGCGGACGACCCCAAGGAGCAAAGCATGA
- a CDS encoding recombinase family protein — MRTAAYARYSTDEQRATSIDDQIRRCHEVAKREGLEIEPTLVFSDDAVSGSAKGRHKRPSYQRLIDGIDAGEIRIVVVDELSRLTRDVEESGRLMRYVENVGLQIIAASGLDTRQKGWQAPFMVNILMSRLEVEGLAHRATRGMLGQLERGYQIAQAPYGYRRVKDLDARGEHIGTRWVIDEEKAAIVREIFNWRRMGKSGFDMARALQERGVPVPMATRCKGKPTWLPATLHRLLNNTIYRGVFIWNGSSFTEAKARKTGKAVVTIPFERPECRIVSDELWWACNPSDSSTAPIRGGGKHLLSGLVRCGDCHAKLSVTGSRVSRTLYCPQCDTLVRVGAKATWIGYSSVNAAMHALTEVLTQVFTGEVQKQFHERLRARLLQGPKAELQGLRQEVATLGQRKARVKALLMRPDLDPADFEPELVGINDTLRMLKIRMEALEKGRHGITEETLQNQLDVDALTTLRAVLNGGMPAYQVRAVLGRLLASFELVARPKKGQSVFHIALRPGNYLAEVTSTTVLDDTPVVFEVTSTIGAKRPAVWLVQSKVLT; from the coding sequence ATGCGAACAGCAGCATATGCCCGCTACTCAACAGACGAGCAACGCGCCACCAGCATCGACGACCAAATCCGCCGCTGCCACGAGGTCGCAAAACGGGAAGGTCTCGAGATTGAACCGACCCTCGTCTTCTCTGACGATGCGGTCAGCGGTTCGGCAAAGGGACGCCACAAGCGACCGAGTTATCAGAGACTGATTGACGGGATTGACGCCGGGGAAATCCGCATTGTTGTCGTCGATGAGTTGTCACGGTTGACCCGTGATGTAGAGGAGAGTGGCCGCCTGATGCGCTACGTCGAAAACGTCGGGCTTCAAATCATTGCGGCTTCAGGGCTTGATACCCGGCAAAAGGGGTGGCAAGCGCCGTTCATGGTGAACATTTTGATGTCGCGTTTGGAGGTGGAAGGTTTGGCACACCGTGCGACCCGCGGCATGCTCGGGCAACTTGAGCGCGGTTACCAAATTGCGCAAGCACCCTACGGATACAGACGAGTAAAGGACCTTGACGCCCGGGGTGAACACATTGGAACGCGGTGGGTCATCGACGAAGAAAAAGCGGCCATCGTTCGCGAAATTTTCAATTGGCGACGCATGGGAAAGAGCGGCTTTGACATGGCCCGCGCTTTGCAAGAGCGAGGCGTACCTGTACCGATGGCCACCAGATGCAAGGGAAAACCAACCTGGCTGCCGGCCACCCTCCATCGGCTTCTAAACAATACGATTTATCGTGGCGTTTTTATCTGGAACGGAAGCTCTTTCACCGAGGCCAAGGCTCGAAAGACTGGCAAGGCCGTGGTGACAATCCCGTTCGAGCGTCCTGAGTGTCGCATCGTCAGTGACGAATTGTGGTGGGCTTGTAACCCGTCAGACAGCAGCACTGCCCCGATTCGTGGGGGTGGGAAACACCTACTCTCAGGGTTGGTGCGGTGCGGGGACTGCCACGCAAAGCTCTCGGTTACTGGATCCAGGGTGAGTCGCACGCTCTATTGCCCACAATGCGACACCCTAGTCCGCGTGGGAGCAAAGGCCACATGGATTGGGTACAGCTCGGTCAACGCAGCCATGCACGCGTTGACGGAGGTGCTTACGCAAGTTTTCACGGGCGAAGTACAAAAACAGTTCCATGAACGTTTGCGTGCCAGGCTTTTGCAAGGCCCCAAAGCCGAGCTGCAAGGTTTGCGGCAGGAAGTGGCAACGCTGGGTCAACGAAAAGCGCGGGTGAAAGCCCTGCTGATGCGCCCCGACTTAGACCCTGCGGACTTTGAGCCCGAGCTGGTCGGCATCAACGACACACTGCGGATGTTGAAAATTCGAATGGAGGCACTCGAAAAGGGACGCCACGGTATCACCGAAGAGACCTTGCAAAACCAGCTTGATGTAGACGCCCTGACGACTTTGCGCGCGGTTTTGAATGGGGGCATGCCTGCGTATCAAGTACGCGCAGTACTCGGTCGGTTGCTGGCGTCCTTTGAGCTCGTAGCCCGACCAAAGAAAGGGCAAAGTGTGTTTCACATTGCACTGCGGCCAGGAAACTACTTGGCGGAGGTGACATCGACGACGGTGCTGGACGACACTCCAGTCGTTTTCGAGGTGACCTCAACCATTGGTGCGAAAAGGCCAGCAGTTTGGTTGGTTCAATCCAAGGTACTGACATGA
- a CDS encoding NYN domain-containing protein: protein MSNGLDAEKRVAVLVDCDNTTPEILEYALRVVAQFGRVVLRRGYGNHTTLANKWQEALVRQAFTPCLQYQYASGKNTADIALALDAIEALFDDRADTFCLVTSDSDFAYLCRKLRERGATVHIVGEAKTPDALRNASDQFFEWQKPVPETAAQGSLEKVNPKPAGTKAEPAKLDSPKPPPKLRPKFVVEAVNMLAADTPEGKITVSALGSYLKRTDPAFSPQTYGHSGLLDMIKTYDLLVAQQEQGTHWSVRLAPKETGDH from the coding sequence ATGAGCAATGGCTTAGACGCAGAGAAGCGCGTCGCTGTCCTGGTGGACTGCGACAACACAACGCCCGAGATACTCGAATACGCCTTGCGGGTCGTGGCCCAGTTTGGGCGCGTGGTGCTGAGGCGTGGATATGGCAACCACACCACGCTGGCCAATAAATGGCAGGAGGCGCTTGTGCGGCAGGCTTTCACGCCTTGCTTGCAATACCAATACGCATCCGGCAAGAACACCGCCGACATCGCGCTGGCCCTGGATGCGATCGAGGCGCTGTTTGACGACCGCGCCGACACTTTCTGCTTGGTCACCAGCGACTCCGACTTTGCTTACCTTTGCCGCAAGCTGCGCGAGCGCGGTGCGACCGTGCACATCGTTGGCGAGGCCAAGACGCCAGACGCCTTGCGCAACGCCAGCGACCAGTTCTTTGAATGGCAAAAGCCTGTGCCTGAAACCGCTGCGCAAGGCTCTCTGGAAAAGGTCAATCCCAAGCCTGCCGGGACGAAAGCCGAACCGGCGAAGCTCGATTCGCCAAAGCCGCCCCCCAAGCTCCGACCGAAATTCGTTGTTGAGGCGGTCAACATGTTGGCGGCCGACACACCAGAGGGCAAGATCACGGTCAGTGCATTGGGTTCTTACCTTAAGCGCACAGATCCCGCGTTTTCGCCTCAAACATATGGCCATTCGGGGTTGCTCGACATGATCAAAACCTACGACTTGCTGGTGGCGCAGCAAGAGCAGGGCACCCATTGGTCTGTTCGACTGGCGCCCAAGGAAACTGGGGACCATTGA